A genomic window from candidate division WOR-3 bacterium includes:
- a CDS encoding tetratricopeptide repeat protein yields MGRVKIVVKLVILTLLGCTPSYFQKGYQADKEGKHDTAIYYYTLYIQKNPKDAVAYNNRGYAYFQKKEYELALNDYNKAIELKPEFIKPYVNRGNCYVLKGKCDLAIKDYDKALELHPDAIEVHLYRGYAYLYEGEYDLAIKEANKVLELKPDLAPAAYLLRGNAFMAECEYDLAISDFNKVIDLKCDFYLAYLFRGLAYAQTNEYILAMNDLNKAIELLPCALAYANRGVFYVMNCEYDKAIKDCEKALELETDLATAYIVRAKAFAGKGEYDSAINDCNKALEVEPDMADSYSYYIARGMIYLFKKEYDLAIRDCNKAIELKYNSAEAYCVLAEVYRQIDDYSNAVKYCDAGLAVLTKTPKSSQNDAILGLKSFCKKDYEKVIEYCTKGIEKEPKNAMFYSLKRRCPP; encoded by the coding sequence ATGGGTAGGGTGAAGATTGTGGTAAAATTAGTGATATTAACATTGCTTGGTTGTACTCCGTCTTATTTCCAAAAAGGATATCAAGCGGACAAGGAGGGCAAACATGATACTGCTATATACTATTATACGCTTTATATTCAAAAAAATCCTAAAGATGCTGTTGCTTACAATAATCGGGGATATGCTTATTTTCAAAAGAAAGAGTATGAGCTTGCATTAAATGATTATAATAAGGCAATAGAGCTTAAACCGGAATTCATCAAACCATATGTTAATCGGGGTAACTGCTATGTACTTAAAGGGAAGTGCGACTTAGCAATTAAAGACTATGATAAGGCATTGGAGTTACACCCTGATGCTATTGAGGTGCACTTATATAGAGGTTATGCTTATCTTTATGAGGGCGAATATGATTTAGCGATAAAAGAGGCTAATAAAGTGTTGGAATTAAAACCCGATTTGGCACCAGCGGCATACCTCCTACGGGGTAATGCTTTTATGGCCGAATGCGAATATGATTTAGCAATAAGTGATTTTAATAAAGTAATTGATTTAAAGTGCGATTTTTATTTAGCATATTTATTTCGGGGCCTAGCATATGCACAAACGAATGAATATATCTTGGCAATGAATGATTTAAATAAAGCGATTGAACTTCTACCATGTGCATTGGCTTATGCCAACAGAGGTGTTTTTTATGTGATGAACTGTGAATATGATAAGGCAATAAAAGATTGTGAAAAAGCATTAGAACTTGAAACTGATTTAGCTACAGCGTATATTGTACGTGCTAAGGCCTTTGCTGGTAAAGGCGAATATGATTCGGCAATAAATGATTGCAACAAGGCATTAGAAGTTGAACCAGATATGGCTGACAGTTATTCATACTATATTGCACGTGGGATGATCTATCTTTTCAAAAAAGAATACGATTTGGCGATAAGGGATTGTAATAAGGCGATAGAACTTAAATATAATTCAGCAGAAGCGTATTGTGTTTTAGCTGAAGTATACCGTCAAATAGATGATTATTCTAATGCTGTAAAATACTGTGACGCGGGTTTGGCAGTTCTCACGAAGACACCTAAAAGCAGTCAAAATGATGCAATTTTAGGCTTAAAGTCCTTTTGTAAAAAAGACTATGAAAAAGTAATTGAATATTGCACGAAAGGGATAGAGAAAGAACCAAAAAATGCGATGTTTTACAGTCTTAAGAGGAGATGCCCACCATAA
- a CDS encoding HEPN domain-containing protein has translation MTNKESGIELINEAQQIFEADVANALRNKNYNLVVRRSQEVVELALKGALKILGFDYPKVHHIGDIFARRAKEKVPVADEVLKKIEEISLWLSETRGPSFYLEIKFSENDALKAEADARFVIEEIKKIFGV, from the coding sequence ATGACGAATAAGGAAAGTGGAATAGAACTTATAAATGAAGCCCAGCAAATATTTGAAGCCGATGTCGCCAATGCATTACGAAATAAAAACTATAACTTAGTAGTCCGTCGCTCTCAAGAGGTTGTAGAACTTGCCCTCAAAGGTGCTTTAAAGATATTAGGCTTTGATTATCCCAAGGTTCATCATATTGGCGATATTTTCGCAAGAAGAGCAAAGGAAAAAGTGCCTGTAGCAGATGAAGTTTTGAAAAAGATAGAAGAGATATCTCTCTGGTTATCTGAAACCAGAGGTCCTTCTTTTTATTTAGAAATAAAATTCAGCGAGAATGACGCCCTGAAAGCAGAGGCAGATGCAAGATTTGTGATAGAAGAGATAAAAAAGATTTTTGGAGTTTGA
- a CDS encoding nucleotidyltransferase domain-containing protein produces the protein MKIGYESYKKLLEAYISILQNELGDSLISVVLYGSVARGSAAINSDIDLLIVVKDVDTSYYKKLKPIIKAQKNLEMSEIFKEYSRNGLVPYFSYLILTYEDALKNRNIYLDIIDEGIILYDPTRFFREKLNEFKKRIEELGSRKIVLDDGRWYWDLKPDLKFGEEFEL, from the coding sequence ATGAAGATTGGTTATGAGTCTTATAAAAAATTACTGGAAGCCTACATATCTATTCTTCAAAATGAACTTGGTGATTCCTTAATTTCAGTTGTTCTTTATGGTTCAGTGGCGAGGGGTTCGGCAGCCATAAACAGTGATATAGACCTTCTTATTGTGGTAAAAGATGTGGATACAAGTTATTATAAGAAGCTTAAGCCTATTATAAAAGCGCAGAAAAATCTTGAGATGAGCGAAATCTTTAAAGAATATTCTCGTAATGGATTAGTTCCGTATTTTTCCTATCTTATTTTAACTTATGAGGATGCTCTAAAAAATCGTAATATATATTTAGACATAATAGATGAGGGGATAATTCTTTATGACCCGACAAGGTTTTTTAGGGAAAAGCTAAATGAATTCAAGAAACGGATTGAGGAACTCGGTTCTCGAAAAATCGTATTAGATGATGGTCGCTGGTATTGGGATTTAAAACCCGATTTGAAATTTGGTGAGGAATTTGAATTATGA